The following proteins are encoded in a genomic region of Sulfurimonas sp. HSL3-7:
- the rplK gene encoding 50S ribosomal protein L11, translated as MAKKVMGYIKLQIQAGAANPAPPVGPALGQRGVNIMEFCKAFNEKTKDKMGFKVPTIITVYSDRSFTFVTKQPPASALLMKAAGLKKGTDNPLKNKVGQITKAQLMEVVKMKIADLNTDDEEQAANTIAGSARSMGIEIVD; from the coding sequence ATGGCAAAAAAGGTTATGGGTTATATTAAGCTTCAGATTCAAGCCGGCGCAGCTAACCCTGCACCACCGGTTGGACCTGCGCTAGGTCAACGCGGTGTCAATATCATGGAATTCTGTAAAGCATTCAATGAAAAAACAAAAGATAAGATGGGATTCAAAGTTCCAACGATTATCACGGTTTACAGCGACAGAAGTTTCACTTTTGTCACGAAACAACCACCGGCATCTGCACTTCTTATGAAAGCAGCCGGTCTTAAAAAAGGGACTGACAATCCACTTAAAAACAAAGTTGGTCAGATCACCAAAGCACAGCTTATGGAAGTTGTAAAAATGAAGATCGCAGACCTTAATACAGACGACGAAGAACAAGCGGCAAACACTATCGCTGGTTCTGCACGTTCAATGGGTATTGAGATCGTAGACTAA
- the nusG gene encoding transcription termination/antitermination protein NusG, which yields MAHKWYSIQTYGSERKVREAILNLIEENNLQDRIAEVIVPTEDVVEMKSGKKKLSERSLYSGYVFINVDLDTELQTLIQSVPKVSGFIGEGNTPTPLSENDINTILDRVNNRPAPKPKVYFENGEMVRIIDGPFANFTGTVDEYDVEHGTLKLNVSIFGRSTPVDISYSQVEKII from the coding sequence ATGGCACACAAATGGTACTCAATTCAGACCTATGGTAGTGAGCGTAAAGTTCGTGAGGCGATTCTTAACCTGATCGAAGAGAACAATCTTCAGGACCGAATCGCCGAAGTGATCGTTCCGACAGAAGATGTTGTCGAGATGAAGAGCGGTAAAAAAAAGCTTTCTGAGCGCTCGCTTTACTCAGGATACGTTTTTATCAATGTAGACCTTGATACTGAGCTGCAGACACTGATTCAAAGTGTTCCGAAAGTATCCGGTTTTATCGGTGAAGGGAATACACCTACACCGTTGAGTGAAAACGATATTAACACGATTCTTGACCGTGTCAATAACCGTCCGGCACCAAAACCGAAAGTCTATTTTGAAAATGGGGAAATGGTTCGCATTATTGACGGCCCGTTTGCCAACTTCACAGGGACTGTCGACGAATACGATGTCGAACACGGAACACTTAAGCTCAACGTTTCGATCTTTGGTCGTTCAACACCGGTGGATATCTCATATTCACAAGTTGAAAAAATTATTTAA
- the secE gene encoding preprotein translocase subunit SecE — MKNSLTGAFRNAKSELAKVIFPTQGQVKQAFFAVFLVVTVISIFLALVDLLMSTVLSAILG, encoded by the coding sequence ATGAAAAACAGTTTAACAGGCGCATTCAGAAATGCAAAAAGTGAATTAGCTAAGGTCATCTTCCCGACACAAGGGCAGGTGAAGCAGGCATTTTTTGCAGTTTTTTTGGTAGTCACTGTCATCTCTATCTTTTTGGCATTGGTTGACTTGTTGATGTCAACCGTGCTATCTGCAATTCTAGGATAA
- the rpmG gene encoding 50S ribosomal protein L33: MRENIHLACEKCTRRNYHTSKNKKTHTEKFSVTKYCKWCREHTVHKEAKL; this comes from the coding sequence ATGCGTGAAAATATCCACTTGGCTTGTGAGAAGTGTACTCGTCGTAACTATCACACAAGTAAAAACAAAAAGACTCACACTGAGAAGTTTTCAGTAACTAAATACTGTAAATGGTGTCGTGAGCACACTGTTCACAAAGAAGCGAAATTATAA
- the tuf gene encoding elongation factor Tu: protein MAKEKFERTKPHVNIGTIGHVDHGKTTLTAAITAVLAVTNNAALMDYDQIDNAPEERERGITIATSHVEYETDNRHYAHVDCPGHADYVKNMITGAAQMDGAILVVSAADGPMPQTREHILLSRQVGVPYIVVFMNKEDMVDDEELLELVEMEIRELLDQYEFPGDDTPIVAGSALKALEEAKTGTLGEWSEKILKLMAEVDAYIPEPTRETDKDFLMPVEDVFSISGRGTVVTGRVERGQVCVGEQIEIVGIKDTQSTTVTGVEMFRKEMDCGVAGDNCGVLLRGIGKDDVERGQVLCKPGSITPHTTFEAEIYVLSKEEGGRHTPFFSNYRPQFYVRTTDVTGAITLPEGTEMVMPGDNVKITAELINPIAMEEGTRFAIREGGRTVGAGVVSKIIK from the coding sequence ATGGCAAAAGAAAAGTTTGAACGTACGAAACCGCACGTCAATATTGGTACAATCGGTCACGTTGACCACGGTAAAACTACACTAACAGCAGCTATTACAGCAGTACTGGCTGTAACAAATAATGCAGCGCTTATGGATTACGATCAAATCGATAACGCACCGGAAGAGCGCGAGCGTGGTATTACGATCGCAACTTCACACGTTGAGTATGAAACAGACAATCGTCACTATGCACACGTTGACTGTCCAGGTCACGCGGATTATGTTAAGAACATGATCACAGGTGCTGCTCAAATGGACGGCGCGATCCTAGTTGTATCTGCAGCGGATGGCCCAATGCCACAAACACGTGAGCATATCCTTCTTTCTCGCCAGGTTGGTGTTCCATACATCGTTGTTTTCATGAACAAAGAAGACATGGTTGACGATGAAGAACTTCTTGAACTAGTAGAGATGGAAATCCGTGAACTACTAGACCAATACGAGTTCCCAGGTGACGATACTCCAATCGTAGCTGGTTCTGCTCTTAAAGCTCTTGAAGAAGCAAAAACTGGTACTCTTGGTGAGTGGTCAGAAAAAATTCTTAAGCTTATGGCTGAAGTAGATGCTTACATTCCTGAGCCTACTCGTGAAACAGACAAAGACTTCCTAATGCCGGTTGAGGACGTATTCTCAATCTCTGGTCGTGGTACAGTTGTAACTGGTCGTGTTGAGCGTGGTCAAGTTTGTGTTGGTGAACAAATCGAGATCGTTGGTATCAAAGATACTCAGTCTACTACGGTAACTGGTGTTGAGATGTTCCGTAAAGAGATGGATTGTGGTGTTGCCGGTGATAACTGTGGTGTCCTTCTACGTGGTATCGGTAAAGATGATGTTGAGCGTGGTCAAGTTCTTTGTAAGCCGGGCTCAATCACTCCGCACACAACTTTCGAAGCTGAGATCTATGTACTAAGTAAAGAAGAGGGTGGTCGTCACACGCCATTCTTCTCTAACTACCGTCCACAGTTCTACGTTCGTACAACAGACGTAACAGGTGCAATCACTCTACCAGAAGGTACTGAGATGGTTATGCCAGGTGACAACGTAAAAATTACTGCAGAACTGATCAACCCGATCGCGATGGAAGAGGGAACTCGTTTCGCTATCCGTGAAGGTGGACGTACAGTTGGTGCAGGTGTTGTTTCTAAAATCATCAAGTAA
- a CDS encoding YaaA family protein produces MLYTLFSPSEGKLPGGDSSQQSNILFGYAPRNEILLTYNTIVNSGDMDAIKALFGIKKESDIQPYLNDLFKAPKMAAIERYSGVAYDYLDYASLAPEAKAYLREQVIIFSNLYGPVLGGDKIANYKVKQGNSIGGIAPDKFYKDRFSYQLDLLLMEHEILDLRAGYYDKFYKTKQPYTTLKFLKDGKTVSHWAKAYRGLVLRELAQHQINNLDAFMKMEIETLKVEEIREIKNKKEIVYSIIG; encoded by the coding sequence ATGCTATATACCCTATTCTCCCCTTCCGAAGGCAAGCTTCCCGGCGGCGACAGCTCTCAGCAGAGCAATATACTCTTCGGCTACGCACCCCGCAATGAAATCCTCTTGACCTACAACACTATTGTAAACTCCGGCGACATGGATGCGATCAAAGCGCTTTTCGGCATCAAGAAAGAGAGTGACATTCAGCCCTATCTTAACGATCTTTTCAAGGCACCGAAGATGGCGGCTATTGAGCGCTACAGCGGCGTTGCCTACGACTACCTCGACTATGCCTCGCTGGCACCGGAGGCCAAAGCCTACCTGCGAGAGCAGGTCATTATCTTTTCCAACCTCTACGGCCCTGTGCTTGGCGGTGACAAAATCGCCAACTACAAGGTCAAGCAAGGTAACAGCATCGGAGGGATTGCACCCGACAAGTTTTACAAGGATCGTTTCTCCTACCAGTTGGATCTGCTGCTGATGGAGCATGAGATCCTTGACCTTCGTGCCGGCTACTATGACAAGTTCTACAAGACGAAGCAGCCCTATACCACACTCAAATTTTTAAAAGACGGCAAAACCGTAAGCCACTGGGCAAAGGCTTACAGAGGTCTGGTTCTGCGCGAACTTGCACAACACCAGATCAACAACCTTGATGCCTTTATGAAGATGGAGATCGAGACGCTCAAGGTCGAAGAGATCAGAGAGATAAAGAATAAAAAAGAGATTGTCTACAGCATCATCGGCTGA